The Deltaproteobacteria bacterium genome has a segment encoding these proteins:
- the hisE gene encoding phosphoribosyl-ATP diphosphatase — protein sequence MSLSQDSDNHNGSTDNNLTIKSDLGADCKDARFLNYLEQVISERQKSSPLGSYTAKLFAAGPLQIAQKVGEEAVETVIAALGKDKQALANEAADLLYHLLVLLTARDVALADVITVLRERHQCQSIKE from the coding sequence ATAAGTTTGAGCCAAGATAGCGATAACCATAATGGTAGCACTGATAATAATTTAACCATCAAGTCTGATCTGGGCGCCGACTGCAAAGATGCTAGGTTTTTAAACTACTTAGAGCAAGTTATAAGCGAACGGCAAAAATCATCTCCGCTTGGTTCATATACTGCAAAACTTTTTGCTGCTGGCCCTTTGCAAATTGCGCAAAAAGTTGGTGAAGAAGCCGTTGAAACCGTGATTGCTGCATTAGGCAAAGATAAGCAGGCGTTGGCAAACGAAGCCGCTGATTTGCTTTATCACTTATTAGTGTTACTTACCGCACGTGATGTTGCTCTTGCTGATGTTATTACCGTGTTACGTGAAAGACACCAATGCCAGTCAATTAAGGAGTAA
- the hisF gene encoding imidazole glycerol phosphate synthase subunit HisF produces the protein MLTRRIIPCLDVKEGKVVKGVRFREHQILGEVLDLAKRYREQGADELVFYDITASAEDRGVSVEWVKQTAMLLDIPFCVAGGIRSVAQAGAILNAGADKVSVNSPAIERPELISELAAAFGSQAIVVGIDSQRQDNDFIVYQYTGSESRSRGVGHRTLEWAVEAQERGAGEIVLNCMSHDGVGTGYDLEQLSAVRARVSIPLVASGGAGTVAHFIDVFKATKVDAALAAGVFHRGEIAIPDLKKALDEAGVKVRPS, from the coding sequence ATGTTAACGCGTAGAATAATTCCTTGTCTGGATGTTAAAGAAGGCAAAGTAGTTAAGGGGGTACGCTTTCGTGAACATCAAATTTTAGGTGAGGTGCTCGATCTGGCAAAACGCTACCGTGAGCAAGGCGCTGACGAATTAGTTTTTTACGATATTACCGCCAGCGCTGAAGATCGTGGGGTTTCAGTAGAATGGGTTAAACAAACTGCAATGCTTTTAGATATACCGTTTTGTGTTGCTGGTGGTATTCGCAGTGTCGCGCAAGCTGGTGCGATTTTAAATGCCGGGGCTGATAAAGTTTCGGTTAACTCACCGGCAATTGAACGCCCTGAACTAATTAGTGAGCTTGCTGCCGCATTTGGTTCACAAGCCATTGTTGTGGGCATAGATAGCCAACGCCAAGATAATGATTTTATTGTTTATCAATATACCGGCAGCGAGAGTCGCAGTCGTGGTGTTGGCCATCGCACTCTTGAATGGGCGGTTGAAGCACAAGAGCGTGGCGCGGGCGAAATTGTACTAAACTGCATGAGTCATGATGGTGTCGGTACCGGTTATGACCTTGAACAATTAAGCGCTGTGCGTGCTCGCGTAAGTATTCCTTTAGTTGCTTCAGGTGGCGCGGGCACGGTAGCACACTTTATTGATGTGTTTAAAGCCACTAAGGTTGATGCTGCTTTAGCAGCAGGTGTGTTTCACCGCGGTGAAATTGCGATACCCGATTTAAAGAAAGCTTTAGATGAAGCTGGTGTAAAAGTACGACCAAGTTAA